A section of the Meles meles chromosome 8, mMelMel3.1 paternal haplotype, whole genome shotgun sequence genome encodes:
- the LOC123948467 gene encoding alpha-(1,3)-fucosyltransferase 4-like, with protein MVEGRDGAAPSWSALTAHLAPAARPAGTRGEESQTREPRDSGTALSRPRASGERQRRLEPRRQHESWFRRSPPADAGRQAAAVPARAMGAPWGRAAGRGFGRRRGRGLPRGALALAAGLLCTALAAYSCWTRLPPLPWASPAPPRPVGVLLWWEPFAGRDSGARQPPDCWLRFNISGCRLLTDRAAYAEAQAVLFHHRDLVKGPPDWPPPWGVPARGTEELQLRVLDDQAAAAAEVLATSGLRPPGQRWVWMNFESPSHSPGLRSLAGNLFNWTLSYRADSDIFVPYGFLYPRAHPSDQPLGLGPPLARKRGLVSWVVSNWDERQARVRYYHQLSQHVAVDVFGRSGPGRPVPDAGLLHTVARYKFYLAFENSQHLDYITEKFWRNALLTGTVPVVLGPDRANYERFVPRGAFIHVDDFPSASSLAAYLLFLDRNPAVYRRYFNWRRSYAVHITSFWDEPWCRACQAVQTAGDRPKSIRNLARWFER; from the coding sequence atggtggaggggagggacggGGCGGCGCCCTCCTGGTCTGCCCTGACGGCTCACCTCGCCCCGGCGGCGCGCCCTGCGGGAACTCGCGGGGAGGAGAGCCAGACCCGCGAGCCTCGGGATTCCGGGACCGCCCTCTCCCGCCCCAGGGCCAGTGGCGAGCGGCAACGACGGCTGGAGCCGCGGCGGCAGCATGAGAGCTGGTTCCGCCGCTCTCCGCCGGCGGACGCTGGGCGACAGGCGGCGGCAGTTCCTGCGCGCGCCATGGGGGCGCCGTGGGGCCGGGCGGCGGGTCGGGGCTTCGGGCGGCGCCGAGGCCGGGGGCTTCCGCGGGGCGCTTTGGCGCTGGCCGCCGGCCTGCTGTGCACCGCTCTGGCAGCCTACTCCTGCTGGACTCGgctgccgccgctgccctggGCATCCCCCGCCCCGCCAAGGCCGGTGGGCGTGCTGCTGTGGTGGGAACCCTTCGCGGGGCGCGACAGCGGCGCGCGGCAGCCCCCGGACTGCTGGCTGCGCTTCAACATCAGCGGCTGCCGCCTGCTCACCGACCGAGCGGCCTATGCGGAGGCCCAGGCGGTGCTCTTCCACCACCGGGACCTCGTAAAGGGCCCCCCCGACTGGCCCCCGCCCTGGGGCGTCCCGGCGCGCGGGACGGAGGAGCTTCAGTTGCGGGTGTTGGACGACCAGGCGGCGGCCGCGGCCGAAGTCCTGGCCACCTCGGGCCTCAGGCCCCCAGGCCAGCGCTGGGTGTGGATGAACTTCGAGTCGCCTTCCCACTCCCCAGGCTTGCGCAGCCTGGCGGGTAACCTCTTCAACTGGACCCTCTCCTACCGGGCCGACTCGGACATCTTCGTGCCTTACGGCTTCCTCTACCCCAGGGCCCATCCCAGCGACCAGCCCCTGGGCCTGGGCCCGCCGCTCGCCCGGAAACGGGGGCTGGTGTCCTGGGTGGTGAGCAACTGGGACGAGCGCCAGGCGCGGGTCCGCTACtaccaccagctgagccagcacGTGGCGGTGGACGTGTTTGGCCGCAGTGGGCCTGGGCGGCCGGTGCCGGACGCCGGTCTCCTGCACACGGTGGCCCGCTACAAGTTCTACCTGGCCTTCGAGAACTCGCAGCACCTCGATTACATCACCGAGAAGTTCTGGCGCAACGCGCTGCTGACCGGGACCGTGCCGGTGGTGCTGGGCCCTGACCGTGCCAACTACGAGCGCTTCGTGCCCCGCGGTGCTTTCATCCACGTGGATGACTTCCCTAGTGCCTCCTCCCTGGCTGCCTACCTGCTCTTCCTCGACCGAAACCCGGCAGTCTACCGTCGCTACTT